In Halostella litorea, a single window of DNA contains:
- the cofD gene encoding 2-phospho-L-lactate transferase, whose product MVTFLSGGTGTPKLLDGAAAAFSPEDTTVVANTGDDVELGGLLVCPDLDTLIFQGAGLLDRDTWWGIGGDTERTHDALGDIAGALGLETGPQYLPDERQTEGRHLAAWRRFSGVAEFMTIGDRDRAVHITRTSLLDEGRTLSEVTDRFADGFDLAVDLLPMSDDPVASLVHTPGGKQHFQEFWVANRGEPEVEQVEFRGASEADPAPGVLEALQDDVVIGPSNPVTSIGPMLSIDGVGEALRETKVVAVSPFVEDEVFSGPAGKLMEAVGGEASTAGLKTAYPFADAFVLDEADGTEFEEPVVRTDTEMNGPEDAARVARAAAEALEAA is encoded by the coding sequence ATGGTGACGTTTCTCTCCGGGGGGACGGGCACGCCGAAGCTGCTGGACGGCGCGGCGGCGGCGTTCTCCCCCGAGGACACGACGGTCGTCGCGAACACCGGCGACGACGTCGAACTCGGGGGGCTGCTCGTCTGTCCGGACCTCGATACGCTGATCTTCCAGGGCGCGGGCCTGCTCGACCGGGACACCTGGTGGGGGATCGGCGGCGACACGGAGCGCACCCACGACGCGCTCGGCGACATCGCCGGCGCGCTGGGCCTTGAGACGGGGCCGCAGTACCTCCCCGACGAGCGGCAGACGGAGGGCCGGCACCTCGCCGCGTGGCGGCGCTTCTCCGGCGTCGCGGAGTTCATGACCATCGGCGACCGGGACCGCGCGGTCCACATCACGCGGACGAGTCTCCTCGACGAGGGCCGCACGCTCTCGGAAGTGACCGACCGGTTCGCCGACGGGTTCGACCTCGCCGTCGACCTGCTCCCGATGAGCGACGACCCCGTGGCGAGCCTCGTCCACACGCCCGGGGGCAAACAGCACTTCCAGGAGTTCTGGGTGGCGAACCGCGGCGAACCCGAGGTCGAGCAGGTGGAGTTCCGCGGGGCGTCCGAGGCCGACCCCGCGCCGGGCGTGCTGGAGGCCCTGCAGGACGACGTGGTAATCGGGCCGTCGAACCCCGTCACGAGCATCGGCCCGATGCTCTCCATCGACGGCGTCGGCGAAGCGCTGCGCGAGACGAAAGTCGTCGCCGTCTCGCCGTTCGTCGAGGACGAGGTGTTCTCGGGTCCGGCCGGGAAGCTCATGGAGGCGGTCGGCGGCGAGGCGTCGACGGCAGGGCTGAAGACGGCCTACCCCTTCGCCGACGCGTTCGTGCTGGACGAGGCCGACGGCACGGAGTTCGAGGAGCCGGTCGTCAGAACCGACACCGAGATGAACGGGCCCGAGGACGCCGCCCGGGTCGCGAGGGCGGCGGCGGAGGCCCTGGAGGCGGCGTGA
- a CDS encoding tRNA-dihydrouridine synthase: MFRPRLALASLSGEADADWALAAADHVGAAFLGGIALDEASREAAREMVADRDRNEFLPPDPIAFVDDQLAELDGAPVRAGVNVRSATVEPIRDAARICADHDAVLEINAHCRQEELCAAGCGQTLLRDADRLCEYVRAASDAGATVSVKVRTEVPGVDLPETARRVAEAGADAVHVDAMDSEAVVADVVDRADAFVIANNGVRDRESVAEYVDHGADAVSVGRPSDDPEVLARVRAAIEDVVAAEAHS; encoded by the coding sequence ATGTTCCGGCCGCGACTCGCGCTCGCCAGCCTCAGCGGCGAAGCGGACGCCGACTGGGCGCTGGCGGCCGCGGACCACGTCGGCGCGGCGTTCCTCGGCGGGATCGCACTCGATGAAGCGTCCCGCGAGGCCGCCCGCGAGATGGTCGCCGACCGGGACAGGAACGAGTTCCTGCCGCCGGACCCCATCGCGTTCGTCGACGACCAGCTGGCCGAACTCGACGGCGCGCCGGTCCGGGCGGGGGTCAACGTCCGGAGCGCCACCGTCGAGCCGATCCGGGACGCCGCCCGGATCTGTGCCGACCACGACGCCGTTCTCGAGATAAACGCCCACTGCCGGCAGGAGGAGCTCTGTGCCGCCGGCTGCGGGCAGACACTTCTCCGGGACGCCGACCGCCTCTGCGAGTACGTCCGCGCGGCCAGCGACGCCGGCGCGACGGTGAGCGTGAAGGTCCGGACGGAGGTGCCGGGGGTCGACCTGCCGGAGACCGCCCGCCGTGTCGCCGAGGCGGGGGCCGACGCCGTCCACGTCGACGCGATGGACTCCGAGGCGGTCGTCGCGGACGTGGTCGACCGCGCCGACGCGTTCGTGATCGCCAACAACGGGGTCCGGGACCGCGAAAGCGTCGCGGAGTACGTCGACCACGGCGCGGACGCGGTGAGCGTCGGGCGGCCGAGCGACGACCCCGAGGTGCTCGCGCGCGTCCGGGCGGCAATCGAGGACGTAGTCGCCGCGGAGGCCCACTCCTAA
- a CDS encoding triphosphoribosyl-dephospho-CoA synthase has translation MRTPAQNAELALLLEVAGTPKPGNVDREREYPDLRFEHFLAGAVGARDGLDAAADGAAVGEAFERAVDGMSDQRGGNTQFGALLLLVPLVRAADDLTPEGATAVVEDTTVEDAADFYRAFDHVDVDAGDLPEDAEALDVRRGSDAVPDIRERGLTLYDVMTESADRDGVAREWVGGFERTFRAADRIAAGDGPLPGRAADTFLWLLSRRPDTFVAKQHGPEAARSVMVRAQEAREGGPDLVAAFADSLVESGVNPGTTADLVAGALFVALERDGVAV, from the coding sequence ATGAGAACGCCGGCGCAGAACGCGGAACTCGCCCTCCTGCTCGAAGTCGCCGGGACCCCCAAGCCCGGCAACGTCGACCGCGAGCGGGAGTACCCCGACCTCCGGTTCGAACACTTCCTCGCGGGCGCGGTCGGCGCGCGGGACGGCCTCGACGCCGCGGCCGACGGCGCGGCGGTCGGCGAGGCGTTCGAGCGCGCGGTCGACGGGATGAGCGACCAGCGCGGCGGCAACACGCAGTTCGGCGCGCTGCTTTTGCTCGTCCCGCTGGTCCGGGCAGCCGACGACCTCACGCCCGAGGGGGCCACCGCGGTCGTGGAGGACACCACCGTCGAGGACGCCGCCGACTTCTACCGCGCGTTCGACCACGTCGACGTCGACGCCGGGGACCTCCCGGAGGACGCCGAGGCGCTGGACGTCCGCCGCGGGAGCGACGCGGTCCCGGACATCCGCGAGCGGGGGCTGACGCTGTACGACGTGATGACCGAGAGCGCGGACCGCGACGGCGTCGCCCGCGAGTGGGTCGGCGGCTTCGAGCGGACGTTCCGCGCCGCCGACCGCATCGCGGCGGGCGACGGTCCGCTCCCCGGCCGGGCCGCGGACACCTTCCTCTGGCTGCTGTCGCGGCGGCCGGACACGTTCGTCGCCAAGCAACACGGCCCCGAAGCCGCCCGCAGCGTGATGGTGCGCGCACAGGAGGCCCGCGAGGGCGGCCCCGACCTCGTCGCCGCCTTCGCCGACTCGCTGGTGGAGTCGGGCGTCAACCCCGGGACGACCGCGGACCTGGTCGCGGGGGCGCTGTTCGTCGCGCTCGAACGGGACGGTGTCGCGGTGTGA
- a CDS encoding DUF447 domain-containing protein: MTAEEWPVDLDGVTESVVTTLGPNGRWNAAALGLHAGDPVTATTWGNTRTRRNFDRQGGGYVQFTRDPVLFVEAALSIRETADPVLDAADAWVEVAAERVGAGEDGGTRWERWELRPLDAGVEREAVPTTNRGYYAVVEATVAASRLDVDSYDTAALRDRLAYFEEVVGTCGGERERAAFDRLNELAGWKSQNESF, translated from the coding sequence GTGACCGCCGAGGAGTGGCCGGTCGACCTCGACGGCGTCACCGAGTCCGTCGTCACGACGCTCGGCCCGAACGGCCGCTGGAACGCCGCCGCGCTCGGCCTGCACGCCGGCGACCCCGTCACCGCGACGACGTGGGGCAACACCCGCACGCGCCGGAACTTCGACCGGCAGGGCGGGGGTTACGTCCAGTTCACGCGTGACCCCGTGTTGTTCGTCGAGGCCGCGCTGTCGATCCGCGAGACGGCCGACCCCGTGCTCGACGCCGCGGACGCCTGGGTTGAAGTCGCGGCCGAGCGCGTCGGCGCCGGCGAGGACGGCGGGACGCGCTGGGAGCGGTGGGAACTCCGCCCGCTCGACGCCGGCGTCGAGCGCGAGGCCGTGCCGACGACGAACCGCGGCTACTACGCCGTCGTGGAGGCGACCGTCGCCGCCTCGCGCCTCGACGTGGATTCGTACGACACCGCCGCCCTGCGCGACCGCCTCGCGTACTTCGAGGAGGTGGTCGGGACCTGCGGCGGCGAGCGCGAGCGGGCGGCGTTCGACCGCCTGAACGAACTCGCGGGGTGGAAATCGCAGAACGAATCATTTTAG
- a CDS encoding 30S ribosomal protein S17e — protein MPIKPDYVKKTGNVLLERYPEAFSADFEQNKESVEELTNIEAKGVRNRIAGYVTRKQGATAEA, from the coding sequence ATGCCGATCAAACCCGACTACGTCAAGAAGACCGGGAACGTGCTCCTGGAGCGATACCCGGAGGCGTTCAGCGCGGACTTCGAGCAGAACAAGGAGAGCGTCGAGGAGCTCACCAACATCGAGGCGAAGGGCGTCCGGAACCGCATCGCCGGCTACGTCACGCGCAAGCAGGGCGCGACGGCGGAAGCGTAA
- the asd gene encoding aspartate-semialdehyde dehydrogenase, with translation MSVRVGVLGATGAVGQRLIQLLDPHPDFEIAALTASESSAGKQYSDAAKWRVDSPIPEGVADTTVGATDPEAVPDDVDLLFSSLPSSVGEAVEPAFAEAGYVVSSNSSNARLADDVPLVIPEVNHDHLDLIEVQRDERGWDGALIKNPNCSTITMVPTLGVLAQFGLEKITVSTLQAVSGAGYDGVSSMEIIDNVLPHIGGEEEKMETETRKLLGEFDGAAVDWHDVDVSASCNRVPTLDGHLENVWAETTEDVTPAEAEDAFRDAPGLDLHSSPESLIRVFEDPNRPQPRLDRNVENGQGIAVGPVQSTSDGLQYDCLAHNTIRGAAGASVLNGELLLDQGYL, from the coding sequence ATGTCCGTACGAGTAGGCGTGCTTGGCGCGACCGGCGCGGTCGGCCAGCGACTCATCCAGCTGCTGGACCCCCACCCCGACTTCGAGATCGCAGCGCTCACCGCGAGCGAGAGCTCCGCGGGGAAACAGTACAGCGACGCGGCGAAGTGGCGCGTCGACAGCCCCATCCCGGAGGGCGTCGCCGACACCACGGTCGGCGCGACCGACCCCGAGGCGGTACCCGACGACGTGGATCTCCTCTTCTCCTCGCTCCCCTCCAGCGTCGGCGAGGCGGTCGAACCCGCGTTCGCCGAGGCCGGCTACGTCGTCTCGTCGAACTCCTCGAACGCGCGGCTCGCCGACGACGTGCCGCTCGTCATCCCGGAGGTCAACCACGACCACCTCGACCTCATCGAGGTCCAGCGCGACGAGCGGGGCTGGGACGGCGCGCTCATCAAGAACCCGAACTGCTCGACGATCACGATGGTGCCGACGCTGGGCGTCCTCGCCCAGTTCGGCCTGGAGAAGATAACCGTCTCGACCCTGCAGGCCGTCTCCGGCGCGGGGTACGACGGCGTCAGCTCCATGGAGATCATCGACAACGTCCTCCCGCACATCGGCGGCGAGGAGGAGAAGATGGAGACCGAGACCCGCAAGCTGCTCGGCGAGTTCGACGGCGCGGCGGTCGACTGGCACGACGTGGACGTGTCGGCCTCGTGTAACCGCGTCCCCACGCTCGACGGCCACCTCGAAAACGTCTGGGCCGAGACGACCGAGGACGTGACGCCGGCGGAGGCCGAGGACGCGTTCCGCGACGCCCCCGGCCTCGACCTGCACTCCTCGCCGGAGAGCCTCATCCGCGTGTTCGAGGACCCGAACCGCCCCCAGCCCCGCCTCGACCGCAACGTCGAGAACGGGCAGGGGATCGCGGTCGGCCCCGTCCAGTCGACCAGCGACGGCCTGCAGTACGACTGCCTCGCGCACAACACCATCCGCGGCGCGGCCGGCGCGAGCGTGCTGAACGGGGAGCTTCTCCTCGACCAGGGCTACCTCTGA
- a CDS encoding D-2-hydroxyacid dehydrogenase, with translation MGDTPDVLVLRKGTHGIPVEEYAAAVRERLPDATVRLARTPDAEREMIGDARYVTGMELDEALLDRATELEVFACAYAGTGHLPMDALSERGVAVTNASGVHGPNIGEHVLGAILSFARRFHEGRRRQERREWRHYRAHELQGSTVGVVGLGAIGRAVVDRLEPFGVDTVGVRYSPEKGGPTDEVVGFDDVGEVAAETDYLVLACPLTDATRGLIGREEFVTMPPEAVLVNVARGPVVDTDALVDALRSNWIRGAALDVTDPEPLPEDHPLWNLGNVQITPHNAGHTPDYYERLADIVAGNAERLAAGEELENRVN, from the coding sequence ATGGGCGACACACCCGACGTGCTGGTGTTGCGGAAGGGGACGCACGGCATCCCGGTCGAGGAGTACGCGGCGGCGGTCCGCGAGCGGCTCCCGGACGCGACGGTCCGCCTCGCGCGCACGCCCGACGCGGAGCGCGAGATGATCGGAGACGCGCGCTACGTCACGGGGATGGAACTGGACGAGGCCCTGCTGGACCGGGCGACGGAACTGGAGGTGTTCGCCTGCGCCTACGCCGGCACGGGCCACCTCCCGATGGACGCGCTGAGCGAGCGCGGCGTCGCCGTCACCAACGCCTCCGGCGTCCACGGGCCGAACATCGGCGAGCACGTCCTCGGGGCGATCCTCTCCTTCGCCCGGCGGTTCCACGAGGGCCGCCGCCGGCAGGAGCGCCGCGAGTGGCGACACTACCGGGCGCACGAACTGCAGGGCAGCACCGTCGGCGTCGTCGGCCTCGGGGCCATCGGCCGCGCGGTCGTCGACCGCCTCGAACCGTTTGGCGTCGACACGGTCGGCGTCCGCTACTCGCCGGAGAAGGGCGGCCCGACCGACGAGGTCGTCGGCTTCGACGACGTGGGCGAGGTCGCCGCCGAGACGGACTACCTCGTGCTCGCGTGCCCGCTCACCGACGCGACGCGCGGACTGATCGGCCGCGAGGAGTTCGTGACGATGCCGCCCGAGGCCGTCCTCGTCAACGTCGCGCGCGGTCCGGTCGTCGACACCGACGCGCTGGTCGACGCGCTCCGGAGCAACTGGATCCGCGGCGCGGCGCTGGACGTGACCGACCCCGAACCGCTGCCGGAGGACCACCCGCTGTGGAACCTCGGGAACGTGCAGATCACGCCGCACAACGCCGGCCACACGCCCGACTACTACGAGCGGCTGGCCGACATCGTCGCCGGCAACGCCGAACGCCTCGCGGCGGGCGAGGAACTGGAGAACCGCGTGAACTGA
- a CDS encoding enoyl-CoA hydratase/isomerase family protein has protein sequence MQEFEHLTVERVDGVGRIVMERADRHNAMNARMAGELRDATADLVEDDGVRAAVLTGTGAAFNTGADLTAFSGDATDGRDLRTVASRLHAAVRNLATAPMPTVTGVNGVAAGGGFGLALSADLVVVDEDARFEFAYPKLGLSGDGGSTFFLPRLVGHRRAREIALLDEPIPAEEAVEMGLATEVVGSDAFDDRLAELAATLSEGPTRAHAATKRLLNRSYSRTLPAQLAAETDSVSRLAGTEDYARGHAAFRGDDEPAFEGR, from the coding sequence ATGCAGGAGTTCGAACACCTCACGGTCGAGCGCGTCGACGGCGTCGGCCGGATCGTGATGGAGCGAGCGGACCGCCACAACGCGATGAACGCCCGGATGGCGGGCGAACTGCGGGACGCGACCGCCGACCTGGTCGAGGACGACGGCGTGCGGGCCGCCGTGCTCACCGGCACGGGGGCCGCGTTCAACACCGGCGCGGACCTGACGGCGTTTTCCGGCGACGCGACGGACGGCCGCGACCTCCGGACGGTCGCCTCCCGGCTCCACGCCGCAGTCCGGAACCTCGCGACAGCGCCGATGCCCACGGTGACGGGCGTCAACGGCGTCGCCGCCGGCGGCGGCTTCGGGCTGGCGCTGTCCGCGGACCTCGTCGTCGTCGACGAGGACGCACGCTTCGAGTTCGCCTACCCGAAGCTCGGCCTCTCGGGCGACGGCGGGTCGACGTTCTTCCTCCCGCGGCTGGTCGGCCACCGCCGCGCCCGCGAGATCGCACTGCTCGACGAGCCGATCCCCGCCGAGGAGGCGGTCGAGATGGGGCTGGCGACGGAGGTCGTCGGGAGCGACGCGTTCGACGACCGGCTCGCCGAACTCGCCGCGACGCTCTCGGAGGGGCCGACGCGGGCGCACGCGGCGACCAAGCGCCTGCTGAACCGGAGCTACTCGCGGACGCTCCCGGCCCAGTTGGCCGCGGAGACGGACTCGGTGTCCCGGCTCGCTGGGACCGAGGACTACGCGCGGGGCCACGCGGCGTTCCGCGGCGACGACGAGCCGGCGTTCGAGGGGCGGTGA
- a CDS encoding NAD(P)/FAD-dependent oxidoreductase: MERIDVAVVGGGPAGTAAALEAARHGADAVAFEKGVPREDRDGPGPDSTDAAGMLDYWVDIMDVDYEAIPDEVVLQELEDVEFLGPSESCTLRHTGIDSSYPNFGFTFQRARMDDWWRGRAEEAGAEYRVGASVQGVETDLDGPTHRLSLADGEDVVADALVLADGPQRTVTNHVLDGFLPDRSMAEVLPSVEANHIAYQEHRRVPEEVFDDDTLKFWWGVMPGETAYPWVFPNDGNVARIGLTMPIGMDIDDVENPEAYALLREDDEEIPRGGEYIRRLLEREYGDEYDIESDFPLVEDRGKSGGTETYPISSTRPIDSPTGANVAIAGGAMGTTSAFHEGGYHVAIRSGKIAGELAATDSLDRYNDAWKDAIGDEILRNVAFADIVADYGPADWDDAFGTVDGLLADPDSDRLVKPSIRGGISGAKIYATYKRAKRKYRNGKYVQLPESAYSV; this comes from the coding sequence ATGGAACGGATCGACGTTGCCGTCGTCGGCGGCGGCCCGGCCGGCACAGCGGCCGCCCTCGAAGCGGCGCGACACGGGGCGGACGCCGTGGCCTTCGAGAAGGGCGTCCCCCGCGAGGACCGGGACGGCCCCGGGCCGGACTCGACGGACGCCGCGGGGATGCTCGACTACTGGGTCGACATCATGGACGTCGACTACGAGGCGATCCCCGACGAGGTGGTCCTGCAGGAACTGGAGGACGTGGAGTTCCTCGGCCCCAGCGAGTCATGTACCCTCCGGCACACGGGGATCGACTCGTCGTACCCGAACTTCGGCTTCACCTTCCAGCGCGCCCGGATGGACGACTGGTGGCGCGGGCGCGCCGAGGAGGCGGGCGCGGAGTACCGCGTCGGCGCGAGCGTCCAGGGCGTCGAGACGGACCTCGACGGGCCGACACACCGCCTCTCGCTGGCGGACGGGGAGGACGTGGTCGCGGACGCGCTCGTCCTCGCGGACGGGCCACAGCGGACCGTGACGAACCACGTCCTCGACGGGTTCCTCCCGGACCGCTCGATGGCGGAGGTGTTGCCCTCCGTCGAGGCCAACCACATCGCCTACCAGGAGCACCGGCGCGTCCCCGAGGAGGTGTTCGACGACGACACGCTGAAGTTCTGGTGGGGGGTGATGCCCGGCGAGACGGCGTACCCCTGGGTGTTCCCGAACGACGGCAACGTCGCCCGGATCGGCCTGACGATGCCGATCGGCATGGACATCGACGACGTGGAGAACCCCGAGGCGTATGCGCTGCTCCGCGAGGACGACGAGGAGATCCCCCGCGGCGGCGAGTACATCCGCCGCCTGCTCGAACGCGAGTACGGCGACGAGTACGACATCGAATCGGACTTCCCGCTCGTCGAGGACCGCGGGAAGTCGGGCGGCACGGAGACGTACCCCATCTCGTCGACCCGCCCCATCGACTCGCCGACCGGCGCGAACGTCGCCATCGCCGGCGGCGCGATGGGCACCACCTCGGCGTTCCACGAGGGCGGCTACCACGTCGCCATCCGCTCGGGGAAGATCGCCGGCGAACTGGCCGCGACGGACTCGCTGGATCGGTACAACGACGCCTGGAAGGACGCCATCGGCGACGAGATACTGCGCAACGTCGCCTTCGCCGACATCGTCGCCGACTACGGGCCGGCGGACTGGGACGACGCGTTCGGCACCGTCGACGGCCTGCTCGCCGACCCGGACAGCGACCGCCTCGTGAAACCGAGCATCCGGGGCGGCATCTCCGGGGCGAAGATATACGCGACGTACAAGCGGGCCAAGCGCAAGTACCGGAACGGCAAGTACGTCCAGTTGCCCGAGTCGGCGTACTCGGTCTGA
- a CDS encoding ABC transporter substrate-binding protein: MGSETNGRLTRREYIGTGSALVGAGALAGCTGTGAESDDDGDGSGSDGGPYTVSMSPVGEVEFDGVPESAFVAFPQYADAAVALGHGDVVNTLFSPEMSGATMNGYYERLPGVSFDYEGLENPLTDGLSEENLYALDSDVHFIDPAYVVSTSGWERSDVDRVADQVGPWFGNFYSGTHDQPPESYRDGYEYYGLWEVVERVARVFDETERYEALAEIHADLLSTIESGLPPEDERPTVARVSFTNDTFYALYVNADGYWQADTRPLGAKDVFAGEEWNLWGTLDYETMLDVDPDVILNLWGTAPGYYAAETRETIANDDVGRKLSAIRNDRFYASGMRYQGPIMNLFQLEMTAKQFYPEQFGEWPGYPTGGPYPEIPEAERLFDRQRLADVVTGEF, from the coding sequence ATGGGCTCGGAGACGAACGGGCGGCTGACGCGGCGGGAGTACATCGGCACCGGCAGCGCACTCGTCGGGGCCGGCGCGCTCGCCGGCTGTACCGGAACGGGAGCGGAAAGCGATGACGACGGCGACGGCTCCGGGAGCGACGGCGGGCCGTACACCGTCTCGATGTCGCCGGTGGGCGAGGTCGAGTTCGACGGCGTCCCCGAGAGCGCCTTCGTCGCCTTCCCGCAGTACGCCGACGCCGCGGTGGCGCTCGGCCACGGCGACGTCGTGAACACGCTGTTCTCCCCGGAGATGTCGGGGGCGACGATGAACGGCTACTACGAGCGGCTCCCCGGCGTCTCCTTCGACTACGAGGGGCTCGAGAACCCGTTGACCGACGGGCTCTCCGAGGAGAACCTCTACGCCCTCGACAGCGACGTCCACTTCATCGACCCGGCGTACGTCGTCTCGACGAGCGGCTGGGAGCGAAGCGACGTCGACCGGGTCGCCGACCAGGTCGGCCCCTGGTTCGGCAACTTCTACAGCGGCACGCACGACCAGCCGCCGGAGAGCTACCGCGACGGGTACGAGTACTACGGCCTCTGGGAGGTCGTCGAGCGCGTCGCCCGCGTCTTCGACGAGACCGAGCGCTACGAGGCGCTCGCCGAGATCCACGCCGACCTGCTGTCGACGATAGAGTCCGGGCTTCCGCCGGAGGACGAGCGCCCGACCGTCGCGCGGGTGTCGTTCACGAACGACACCTTCTACGCGCTGTACGTCAACGCCGACGGCTACTGGCAGGCCGACACCCGCCCGCTCGGCGCGAAGGACGTCTTCGCCGGGGAGGAGTGGAACCTCTGGGGGACGCTCGACTACGAGACGATGCTCGACGTCGACCCCGACGTCATCCTCAACCTCTGGGGGACGGCCCCGGGGTACTACGCCGCCGAGACCCGGGAGACCATCGCCAACGACGACGTCGGGCGGAAGCTATCGGCGATCCGGAACGACCGGTTCTACGCCTCGGGCATGCGCTACCAGGGGCCGATCATGAACCTGTTCCAGCTGGAGATGACGGCCAAGCAGTTCTACCCCGAGCAGTTCGGCGAGTGGCCGGGCTACCCCACCGGCGGCCCCTACCCGGAGATCCCCGAGGCCGAGCGGCTGTTCGACCGCCAGCGGCTCGCCGACGTCGTCACCGGGGAGTTCTGA
- a CDS encoding helix-turn-helix domain-containing protein — MPVRIEEFETGELPNGPSVPEQVLTYLYTNRDQAFTRSEVATGIDEDPNTVGTALSRLKQRDLVRHKGEYWAITEDLDRARDAYELHAITERLNEEDEGIDPDEWDAVAPDEPHPSERDE; from the coding sequence ATGCCCGTTCGCATCGAAGAGTTCGAAACCGGAGAACTCCCGAACGGTCCGAGTGTCCCCGAGCAGGTACTCACGTATCTGTACACGAACAGGGATCAGGCGTTCACCCGTTCCGAGGTCGCCACCGGAATTGACGAGGATCCAAACACGGTCGGAACTGCCCTCTCCCGACTGAAGCAGCGCGACCTCGTCCGACACAAGGGTGAGTACTGGGCGATAACGGAGGATCTGGATCGGGCGAGGGACGCGTACGAACTCCACGCTATCACTGAACGGCTAAATGAGGAAGACGAGGGGATCGACCCGGACGAGTGGGATGCCGTTGCTCCCGACGAACCACATCCCAGCGAACGAGACGAATAA
- the hisD gene encoding histidinol dehydrogenase — protein MNVRSVADLGPDERAALFDRDAGVEAVRSDVREVVDRVRTEGDVAVREFSREFDDVEVANIDVTDRAERAYDELDDELRETIETAAANVREFHEAQLPEDWRGEFGGRELGRRFRPLERVGVYAPGGTAAYPSSAIMGVVPAKVAGVEEVAVATPPAEEMNPVTLAAIHAAGADTVYSIGGAQAVGALAYGTETVHRVQKVVGPGNRWVTAAKAEVRGDVDIDFLAGPSELLLLADDTADPEYVAADLVAQAEHDGNASVVAVTDNEATAEAVAEAVEAAVDGRERADTIREALDNDASGVFHARSMSEAVLFAEEYAAEHLSIQAEDDEALLSRIDSAGSAFLGPYTPVAAGDYASGTNHVLPTNGGAKRHGGLSVDTFLRSTTVQRLSEESLGDLRDTIETLAEAEGLEAHAESVRTRFDG, from the coding sequence ATGAACGTCAGGTCAGTCGCCGACCTCGGGCCGGACGAGCGCGCCGCGCTGTTCGACCGAGACGCCGGCGTCGAGGCGGTTCGGAGCGACGTCCGAGAGGTCGTCGACCGCGTCCGAACGGAGGGCGACGTCGCGGTCCGGGAGTTCTCACGGGAGTTCGACGACGTCGAGGTGGCGAACATCGACGTCACGGACCGCGCCGAGCGCGCGTACGACGAACTGGACGACGAACTGCGCGAGACGATCGAGACGGCGGCCGCGAACGTCCGCGAGTTCCACGAGGCGCAACTGCCCGAGGACTGGCGCGGGGAGTTCGGCGGCCGGGAACTCGGACGGCGGTTCCGGCCGCTCGAACGCGTCGGCGTGTACGCGCCCGGCGGCACCGCAGCGTACCCCTCCAGCGCGATCATGGGCGTCGTCCCGGCGAAGGTCGCAGGGGTGGAGGAAGTCGCCGTCGCCACGCCGCCCGCCGAGGAGATGAACCCCGTCACGCTCGCCGCGATCCACGCCGCGGGCGCGGACACCGTCTACAGCATCGGCGGCGCACAAGCCGTCGGCGCGCTGGCGTACGGTACCGAGACGGTCCACCGCGTCCAGAAGGTCGTCGGGCCGGGCAACCGCTGGGTCACCGCCGCGAAGGCCGAAGTCCGGGGCGACGTCGACATCGACTTCCTCGCCGGGCCGAGCGAACTGCTCCTCCTCGCCGACGACACCGCCGACCCCGAGTACGTCGCCGCCGACCTGGTCGCGCAGGCCGAACACGACGGGAACGCCTCCGTCGTGGCAGTTACGGACAACGAGGCGACCGCCGAGGCCGTCGCCGAAGCGGTCGAGGCTGCGGTCGACGGCCGGGAGCGCGCCGACACGATCCGCGAGGCACTCGACAACGACGCCAGCGGCGTGTTCCACGCCCGGTCGATGAGCGAGGCCGTGCTGTTCGCCGAGGAGTACGCGGCCGAACACCTCTCCATTCAGGCCGAGGACGACGAGGCGTTGCTCTCCCGGATCGACAGCGCAGGGAGCGCCTTCCTCGGGCCGTACACCCCCGTCGCCGCCGGCGACTACGCCAGCGGCACGAACCACGTCCTGCCGACCAACGGCGGCGCGAAGCGCCACGGCGGCCTCTCGGTCGACACGTTCCTGCGCTCGACGACGGTCCAGCGGCTCTCCGAGGAGTCGCTTGGCGACCTGCGGGACACGATCGAGACGCTCGCCGAGGCCGAGGGGCTCGAAGCCCACGCCGAGAGCGTTCGGACCCGGTTCGACGGGTAG